The proteins below are encoded in one region of Aequorivita iocasae:
- a CDS encoding site-specific integrase, producing the protein MSSNTKIVLRKKANKEGEFPLAIRITKNRRSNYHYVGHYINEKFWDIKNGRVKNTHPNALKLNNLLLSELSLANQTLIDLQSQKKDLSANQIKNEIYSSNANSNFFTLAEVYLDEMKHNNKLARLSSDKPRVKHVLEFSKSKQLTFQEIDESFLKKFILYLRKRPMSERSIANTLIVVRTIYNRAIKLGVVDRKLYPFGSGKIRIKFPETEKIGLSKNEIKSLESVENLTKNEIHARNVWLFSFYFAGIRAADILKIRWSDIYDKRLHYRMNKNSKLLSLKIPDKVLPILDYYKPGKLNENDFVFPELKKADLKNAKDVYAKTKTATKKFNKYLVEVAKKAKIKKKFTMHIARHSFGHISEDKIPIKMLQKLYRHSSITTTIQYQANFIHKDADEALESVINF; encoded by the coding sequence ATGTCTTCGAATACAAAAATAGTTTTGAGAAAAAAAGCGAATAAAGAGGGGGAGTTTCCATTGGCAATTCGCATTACCAAAAATAGACGTTCAAACTATCATTATGTTGGGCATTATATAAACGAAAAGTTCTGGGACATTAAAAATGGTAGGGTTAAGAACACGCATCCCAATGCGTTAAAACTGAATAATCTTTTACTATCAGAGTTGTCCCTAGCGAACCAAACTCTTATCGATTTACAATCCCAGAAAAAGGACTTGTCTGCTAATCAAATTAAAAATGAGATATATTCATCCAATGCGAACTCAAATTTTTTCACGCTTGCCGAAGTTTATCTTGATGAAATGAAACACAATAATAAACTCGCTCGGCTATCATCCGATAAACCACGTGTGAAACATGTTTTGGAATTCTCAAAATCAAAACAACTTACTTTTCAAGAAATAGATGAAAGTTTTCTTAAAAAGTTTATTCTGTATTTAAGAAAGCGTCCTATGTCCGAAAGATCAATCGCAAATACTCTTATTGTTGTTCGAACAATTTATAATAGAGCTATAAAATTAGGGGTGGTGGACAGAAAACTTTATCCATTTGGGTCTGGTAAGATTAGAATAAAATTCCCTGAAACTGAGAAAATAGGATTATCAAAAAATGAAATCAAATCATTGGAATCTGTTGAAAATCTTACCAAAAATGAAATACACGCTAGAAACGTTTGGTTGTTCAGCTTTTATTTTGCTGGAATAAGAGCTGCTGACATTCTTAAAATTAGGTGGTCTGACATTTATGACAAAAGACTCCACTACCGTATGAACAAAAATTCAAAACTTCTTTCTCTTAAGATACCGGATAAAGTTTTACCAATACTTGATTACTATAAGCCAGGAAAACTTAATGAAAATGATTTTGTTTTTCCAGAATTAAAAAAAGCCGATTTGAAAAATGCCAAAGATGTATATGCTAAGACGAAAACAGCTACCAAAAAATTCAACAAGTACTTAGTAGAGGTGGCGAAAAAAGCAAAAATCAAGAAAAAATTTACAATGCATATTGCCAGACATAGCTTTGGTCATATATCAGAAGACAAGATTCCCATTAAAATGCTTCAAAAACTTTACAGGCACTCTTCTATTACAACTACTATACAATATCAAGCTAATTTTATTCATAAAGATGCCGATGAAGCTTTAGAAAGTGTGATTAATTTTTAA
- a CDS encoding RNA polymerase sigma factor, with protein MSEDIFIQLKKGCPAAFAHIHAKYSRNIFWVGKRLIEDEFVIETLVQDAFLKLWLHRDTVETPKHVFFFLRFVMKRECISYYTRPKNKFSRNVHSLERFENYQDYMAGYDPLAEEENLHLQNISQEYFERLEKVLPLLDAESGRFIELCLKYGFQYKAIAEAMGMNIKETSVKIKKAISEIKDIIQKETVMEKPTVTLKAERTITEQQTEVLKLRCEGKLSFAEIATALDLSQREVHEEFMAAYKLSRDKHQPQPQSA; from the coding sequence ATGTCCGAAGACATCTTTATACAATTAAAAAAAGGTTGTCCCGCCGCCTTTGCGCACATACACGCAAAGTACAGCAGGAACATCTTCTGGGTGGGCAAGCGGCTTATTGAGGATGAGTTCGTAATAGAAACCCTGGTACAGGATGCCTTCTTAAAACTGTGGCTCCATAGGGACACGGTGGAAACACCCAAGCACGTCTTCTTTTTCCTGAGGTTCGTGATGAAGCGGGAATGCATTTCCTACTACACCCGTCCCAAGAACAAATTTTCTCGGAACGTCCATTCGTTGGAACGCTTCGAGAACTATCAGGACTATATGGCGGGCTATGACCCTCTTGCCGAGGAAGAAAATCTACACCTCCAAAATATATCCCAAGAGTACTTTGAAAGGCTCGAAAAGGTATTGCCCCTATTGGATGCCGAAAGCGGTCGTTTCATAGAACTCTGCCTAAAGTACGGCTTCCAGTACAAGGCGATCGCCGAAGCGATGGGAATGAACATTAAGGAAACAAGCGTCAAGATAAAAAAGGCAATTTCCGAAATCAAAGATATCATCCAAAAGGAAACGGTAATGGAAAAGCCAACCGTAACATTGAAAGCCGAGCGAACCATTACAGAACAACAGACAGAGGTATTGAAACTACGCTGTGAGGGGAAACTCTCCTTTGCGGAGATCGCCACGGCGCTCGACCTTTCCCAAAGGGAAGTCCACGAAGAGTTTATGGCCGCCTACAAGCTATCCCGAGACAAGCACCAACCACAACCACAATCCGCATGA
- a CDS encoding helix-turn-helix domain-containing protein — translation MTNINIQICSYITEEWLHPWLNEGKSQNSFALTHNIDESTVRKIKSTKEYRLPVETLKRICDARGISLSDFFKKLSC, via the coding sequence ATGACTAATATTAATATTCAAATTTGTAGCTATATAACTGAGGAATGGTTACATCCTTGGTTGAATGAAGGAAAATCACAAAACTCTTTCGCCCTCACTCACAATATCGACGAAAGTACGGTACGGAAAATAAAAAGTACTAAAGAATATCGATTACCGGTTGAAACCTTAAAGAGAATTTGCGACGCTAGGGGTATTAGTCTATCAGACTTTTTTAAAAAATTGAGTTGTTGA
- a CDS encoding metallophosphoesterase yields MAIKIIQLKEIHKLMSEITIIHISDIHYENNEPENQGLVISSFFDDLESKLNKSDAANTYCIISGDLVNKGNSEKIFNEFYDNFIQKLTKLISLQNIFCSPGNHDLNRNIVEKNFEEHNNLIAQKFEETEFNEFAKTENNLIQNKFKFYEQFCKNTMHKSNFNLTGYAELLIPELSIYFLNCSMLCSGGFNGINDKGVLKIDTSGLNQWIQDNKGRTKMLVMHHPLEFLTNYARKEIKGMLKNGIDILISGHIHDQDLDHSFISENQGVVKLGSPQLFSAKSDLNGYAIIKFEDGKIDSVEYREWVLRQRKFMRGQNFSGTESGIWNFIRSEITADDFISLKLQSNFQKAMKSYSKSPTWVERICTTDSPNNPTKKENSKIIDYISIINEPKNYHLIAAPQFGLTCYAHYLAMKAWEIKKECWIYLDAHNWTYGKYHSDLEDTVQDLRIQNNAVKCILLDHWKNNTKDSQKILNNIRGKFLNIPIIIFSNYHDNIVLEGLDSEESHEGFDQIFLRELNRKGLRNLVSDFNSLYEIAEENRVLERLDIDLVDLNIHRTPINCIQLLIAFLNDFEDRPINRSKVFKYVLKVIFDNPGNLFYGDTLDEENCGFIVGFFSEYLLRKNKESFTEEEFYKITRPFCEREYNPSNVSDLLQVLKNNQIVIGLNGELRFRFSYWIYYFAAIRMKDSEEFKVYMLKDKHSLYYPEVIEFYTGIDGRAEDIVKMLINDISKLSDKVHSKIGLSDDINLFKEIKWSLNETEKGMTQHQLEQNIKESKVSDEIKDIVADKNYDSIKPYTQTIDNYLEEYDVKNLMELIKSSSRALRNSEFIKPEHKKELLKNIAKAWKELMRALYLIAPVLAKNGFGGVGGARFKLTDDFPKEFNECLKSIIIAMPSNLNIWFKDDLFSDKLRMLFREHRLEEDDETVRHILALMEISARPQGWKDSILTYMSKLNKNSFYLGNLYSNLRSNYSTKFLNSAEQRDTEYLIKACWAKHNKGSLMPGPGTVAKVSNDILPERNKNKIE; encoded by the coding sequence GTGGCAATTAAAATAATACAATTAAAAGAAATACATAAATTAATGAGCGAGATAACAATAATTCATATTTCTGACATTCATTATGAAAATAATGAGCCTGAAAATCAAGGGCTAGTAATAAGTTCTTTTTTCGATGACCTTGAGTCTAAATTAAATAAATCTGATGCGGCCAACACATATTGTATAATCTCTGGTGACCTAGTTAACAAGGGAAACTCAGAAAAGATATTTAATGAATTTTACGACAACTTTATTCAGAAATTGACAAAACTAATTTCCCTTCAGAATATTTTCTGTTCACCAGGAAATCATGATTTAAATAGAAACATTGTTGAAAAAAATTTTGAAGAGCACAATAATCTAATTGCACAAAAATTTGAGGAAACAGAGTTCAATGAATTTGCGAAAACTGAAAACAACCTAATACAAAATAAGTTCAAGTTTTATGAACAGTTTTGTAAAAATACAATGCACAAATCTAATTTCAATTTGACTGGATATGCAGAATTATTAATTCCAGAATTATCCATTTACTTCCTCAATTGTTCAATGCTTTGCTCTGGAGGGTTTAATGGCATTAACGATAAAGGTGTGTTGAAAATTGACACCTCCGGTTTAAATCAATGGATTCAGGATAATAAAGGTCGTACTAAAATGCTAGTAATGCATCACCCTTTAGAATTTCTTACTAATTATGCCAGAAAAGAAATAAAAGGAATGCTTAAAAACGGGATAGATATACTTATATCTGGTCACATTCATGATCAAGATTTAGACCATTCTTTTATATCAGAAAATCAAGGTGTCGTAAAATTGGGGTCACCACAGTTGTTCTCAGCCAAATCAGACCTCAACGGATATGCAATAATTAAATTTGAAGACGGGAAAATCGATTCAGTTGAATACAGAGAATGGGTTCTCAGACAGAGAAAATTCATGAGAGGGCAGAACTTTTCTGGTACGGAAAGTGGCATCTGGAATTTTATTCGTTCAGAAATAACTGCAGATGATTTTATCTCATTAAAACTTCAGTCGAATTTTCAAAAAGCAATGAAATCATACTCAAAATCTCCGACTTGGGTTGAACGGATTTGCACAACGGATTCTCCAAATAACCCAACTAAAAAAGAAAATTCAAAAATTATAGATTATATAAGCATAATAAACGAACCCAAGAATTACCATTTAATTGCTGCTCCTCAATTTGGGCTAACATGCTATGCTCACTATTTAGCAATGAAGGCTTGGGAAATTAAAAAAGAATGTTGGATTTATTTGGATGCCCACAATTGGACATATGGTAAATATCATTCCGATCTTGAAGACACAGTACAAGATCTTAGAATTCAGAATAACGCTGTTAAATGCATCTTATTGGATCATTGGAAAAACAATACAAAAGATTCTCAAAAAATCTTAAATAATATTCGAGGAAAATTCCTAAATATTCCAATAATAATTTTTTCTAACTATCATGATAATATTGTTTTGGAAGGTTTGGATTCTGAAGAAAGTCACGAAGGTTTTGATCAAATATTTTTGCGTGAACTTAATCGTAAAGGACTGCGGAATTTAGTAAGTGATTTCAATTCACTGTATGAAATAGCAGAAGAAAATCGTGTTCTTGAACGATTAGATATAGATTTAGTTGATTTAAATATTCACCGTACTCCCATTAATTGCATTCAATTGTTGATTGCGTTTTTGAATGACTTTGAAGATAGGCCGATTAATCGATCGAAAGTTTTTAAATACGTATTAAAAGTGATTTTTGATAATCCAGGTAATTTATTCTATGGGGACACTCTTGATGAAGAGAACTGTGGATTTATAGTAGGTTTTTTTAGCGAATATCTTCTACGTAAGAACAAAGAATCTTTTACTGAAGAAGAATTTTACAAAATTACAAGGCCTTTTTGTGAGAGAGAATATAACCCATCGAACGTTTCAGATTTATTACAAGTTTTAAAAAACAACCAAATTGTAATTGGTTTGAACGGTGAGTTACGATTTAGATTTTCTTATTGGATTTATTATTTCGCAGCCATCAGAATGAAAGATTCGGAAGAATTTAAAGTTTATATGCTCAAAGATAAGCACTCACTATATTATCCGGAGGTAATTGAATTTTATACTGGCATAGATGGAAGAGCTGAGGATATAGTGAAGATGTTGATAAATGATATTTCAAAACTTTCAGATAAAGTACATTCTAAAATTGGGTTATCAGATGACATAAATCTATTTAAGGAAATAAAATGGTCCTTAAATGAGACTGAAAAAGGAATGACACAGCATCAGCTTGAACAAAATATCAAAGAATCAAAGGTATCTGATGAAATAAAAGACATCGTTGCCGACAAAAATTACGATAGTATAAAACCATATACTCAAACAATTGATAATTACCTGGAAGAGTATGATGTAAAAAATCTCATGGAGCTGATTAAATCCAGTTCTCGTGCACTTAGAAACAGTGAATTCATTAAACCTGAACATAAAAAGGAACTACTAAAAAATATTGCAAAGGCATGGAAAGAGCTGATGAGAGCTCTTTATCTAATTGCCCCCGTTCTTGCGAAAAATGGATTTGGCGGTGTTGGAGGGGCAAGATTTAAGTTAACTGATGATTTTCCAAAGGAGTTTAATGAATGTTTGAAAAGCATCATAATTGCCATGCCTTCAAATCTCAATATTTGGTTTAAGGATGATCTTTTCTCCGATAAATTAAGAATGCTTTTTCGTGAACACAGATTGGAAGAAGATGACGAAACAGTTAGACATATCCTTGCTTTAATGGAAATTTCTGCTAGACCCCAAGGATGGAAAGATTCCATATTAACTTACATGTCCAAATTAAATAAAAACTCATTTTATTTAGGAAATTTGTATTCTAATCTCCGCAGTAATTATTCTACAAAATTTTTAAATTCGGCAGAACAGAGGGATACTGAATACTTAATTAAGGCCTGTTGGGCAAAACATAACAAGGGTAGTTTAATGCCCGGACCAGGCACTGTTGCAAAAGTTTCTAATGATATTCTACCTGAGAGAAATAAAAATAAAATTGAATAA
- a CDS encoding HupE/UreJ family protein, whose protein sequence is MSDFWLYFNLGLHHVLDWKAYDHVLFLIVLCAAYTFSSWKKLLLLVTMFTIGHTLSLLLASYNVVSVSSKVIEFLIPVTILVAALFNLFTAGKEKKVEKMGIFYIVTIFFGLIHGLGFASFYKALDRSGEILPLLEFALGIEAAQIIVVIIILIIAFIFQTIFRFNKRDWVLVVSSLVIGMIIPMLIDNWIF, encoded by the coding sequence ATGTCTGATTTCTGGTTGTATTTTAACCTTGGTCTCCACCACGTGTTGGATTGGAAGGCCTACGATCACGTTCTCTTTTTAATTGTGCTCTGTGCAGCTTACACTTTTTCTTCGTGGAAAAAATTACTGCTTTTGGTAACCATGTTTACCATTGGCCACACACTTTCATTGCTTTTGGCCAGTTATAATGTGGTAAGTGTTTCGAGTAAGGTTATTGAGTTTTTAATTCCTGTAACTATTTTAGTTGCGGCACTTTTCAATCTCTTTACTGCCGGGAAAGAAAAGAAAGTGGAAAAAATGGGGATTTTTTATATCGTTACCATTTTCTTTGGATTGATACATGGGTTAGGCTTTGCTTCTTTCTATAAAGCATTGGACAGGAGCGGAGAAATTTTGCCCTTGCTGGAATTTGCTCTCGGTATAGAAGCGGCGCAAATTATTGTGGTGATAATAATTTTAATCATCGCATTCATCTTCCAAACTATTTTTCGTTTCAACAAGCGGGATTGGGTTTTGGTGGTTTCTTCATTAGTTATTGGGATGATAATTCCCATGCTCATCGACAACTGGATTTTTTAG
- a CDS encoding DUF3800 domain-containing protein: MNKIYFDEAGNTGQDMLNKDQKVFVLASVNYDEKAQNDIKSIFNVDGEIHFKQLKNSGAGRRKILAFLNSSWIMEDHIILYYANKEFATCGQIVDLLIETVFYHKGYDLYLHGRHIAYANWIFYFGNFYWNKDLFNIFLESFVAMIRNKDAVSISNFYTITEELYCQIDEKEILEPVRKSKSYIEEVLDAIDQFSIDVTFSTFLVLCDKWAKQINDKIDVRFDQSKQIEHYNTYIEKTLELVVNTSKTIEIGYDNRTMSFPHQISSVELVSSTDEMGVQCADLIASAIAFAYNNEKGKMEKFSKQIKESKLFQLSNSHCLWPTDDVSPTALGLEKGEGINPLDFLVHNFPQAFKD; this comes from the coding sequence ATGAATAAAATCTATTTTGATGAGGCTGGAAATACTGGTCAGGATATGCTCAATAAAGATCAAAAGGTTTTTGTTTTAGCTTCCGTGAATTATGATGAGAAGGCACAGAATGACATAAAATCAATCTTTAATGTAGATGGCGAGATCCATTTTAAGCAATTAAAAAATAGTGGTGCAGGTCGAAGGAAGATTTTAGCCTTTTTGAACAGTTCTTGGATTATGGAAGATCACATAATACTATATTATGCGAATAAGGAATTTGCCACTTGTGGCCAGATAGTTGATTTATTGATTGAGACGGTTTTTTATCATAAAGGATATGACCTATACCTTCACGGTCGCCATATCGCCTATGCAAATTGGATATTCTACTTCGGTAACTTCTATTGGAATAAAGATTTATTCAATATTTTTCTTGAATCATTTGTTGCAATGATTAGAAATAAAGATGCTGTATCAATTAGTAATTTCTACACTATAACTGAAGAACTATATTGCCAAATTGATGAAAAAGAAATTCTGGAGCCTGTTAGAAAAAGTAAAAGCTATATTGAAGAAGTATTGGATGCGATTGACCAATTTTCCATAGATGTCACATTTTCTACCTTTTTAGTTCTTTGTGATAAATGGGCAAAACAGATTAATGATAAAATTGATGTAAGATTTGATCAGTCAAAACAAATTGAACATTACAACACGTACATCGAGAAAACTCTTGAACTTGTGGTAAATACCAGCAAAACCATAGAAATAGGATATGACAATCGTACTATGAGTTTTCCTCATCAAATCTCATCTGTTGAATTGGTTAGCTCTACTGATGAAATGGGTGTTCAATGTGCTGATTTAATTGCCAGCGCAATTGCATTTGCTTATAATAATGAAAAAGGTAAAATGGAAAAGTTTTCAAAACAAATTAAAGAAAGTAAGCTATTCCAATTGTCGAATTCTCATTGCCTATGGCCAACAGACGATGTGTCGCCAACAGCATTGGGTTTAGAGAAAGGAGAAGGTATTAACCCACTTGATTTTTTAGTTCACAATTTTCCGCAAGCTTTTAAAGATTAG
- a CDS encoding DUF488 domain-containing protein, whose protein sequence is MQKEANYDFVPYRYGCYSYSLNADLRAMVKREWLSENEKAYRPKIKKKYFKELTPEDQKLVTKTIARYGNMKTDAITKHTYLNFPYYATKSIIAERLLPEQYFEKVIIARPSDDSITLFTIGYEGISLEEYLNRLIKNNVKLLVDVRKNPLSQKYGFSKTTLSSFCGRLGIDYIHIPEVGIDSSKRRELNSQADYDELFKEYRETVLNNTAHSQNTIFELLLRYKRIALTCFEADTCQCHRTHLAEKLKKLPNFKYPLMHI, encoded by the coding sequence ATGCAGAAAGAAGCTAATTACGACTTTGTACCATACCGGTATGGCTGTTACTCCTATTCTTTGAATGCAGATCTCCGAGCAATGGTCAAACGGGAATGGCTTTCAGAAAATGAAAAAGCATACCGCCCCAAAATCAAAAAAAAGTACTTTAAAGAGCTTACCCCAGAAGATCAAAAATTGGTTACTAAAACTATTGCTCGATACGGGAATATGAAAACAGATGCCATAACAAAGCACACCTATCTCAATTTTCCATATTATGCGACTAAAAGTATTATTGCTGAAAGATTGCTGCCAGAGCAATACTTTGAAAAAGTTATTATTGCTAGGCCAAGTGATGATAGCATAACTCTTTTTACCATCGGTTATGAGGGTATTTCTCTAGAAGAATATCTTAATCGATTAATCAAAAACAATGTAAAGTTATTAGTAGATGTGCGTAAGAATCCGTTGAGTCAAAAATATGGGTTTAGCAAAACGACTCTAAGTAGCTTTTGTGGCCGTTTGGGTATTGATTATATTCACATACCAGAAGTCGGTATTGATTCTAGTAAGCGTAGAGAATTAAACTCGCAAGCAGATTATGACGAACTCTTTAAAGAATATCGAGAAACGGTATTAAACAATACAGCGCATAGTCAGAATACTATTTTTGAATTGCTTTTGCGATACAAAAGAATTGCACTCACCTGCTTTGAAGCTGACACTTGCCAGTGCCACCGAACCCATCTAGCCGAAAAATTAAAAAAATTGCCTAATTTTAAATATCCATTAATGCATATATAA
- a CDS encoding leucine-rich repeat domain-containing protein, producing MVEIPSKHISKLDLSRKGLTNFPEEVLYLKNLRKLNLSHNKIKKIPKEIEELRNLEVLDISNNDINNFYSKICSLKKLKVLNLNNNRIKSIPIQIENLESLKNLQIAKNNLTSLPKSFSNLKNLQKLNISNNYIQNFPLEILSVQSITHLWLNNLILNSFPHKDILSNFKNIEALYCFGALTLKSQKSIDAKYFKLSHLKGNCLNGLIEINRAINEHKTVEKKPKISTDITINKNKIFISYSHIDSAWLKKVQTNLKVLMHNDKSFDLWDDTRIKAGDNWKIEIANALKDAGIAILIISTDFLASDFIRNDELPTLLRNAREHGTRILPLIVRPCLFTKDKNLSEFQAVNSPDKPLSTLTESQQENELVRLAWNVSELLDQN from the coding sequence ATGGTCGAAATTCCTTCAAAACATATATCAAAACTAGACCTGTCAAGAAAAGGATTAACCAATTTTCCGGAAGAAGTTTTATATCTAAAAAATTTAAGAAAACTTAACTTAAGCCACAATAAAATTAAGAAAATACCCAAGGAAATTGAAGAATTAAGAAATTTGGAGGTTCTCGACATTTCAAATAATGATATTAACAACTTTTATTCTAAAATATGTTCCTTAAAAAAACTTAAAGTTCTTAATTTGAACAATAATAGAATTAAATCAATTCCGATTCAAATTGAAAATTTGGAGTCATTAAAAAACTTGCAAATAGCGAAAAATAATTTAACCAGTCTTCCAAAGTCCTTTTCTAACCTAAAAAATTTACAGAAATTAAATATCTCAAATAACTACATTCAAAATTTTCCATTAGAAATATTATCCGTCCAATCAATTACTCATTTATGGTTAAATAATTTGATTTTAAATTCATTTCCGCATAAAGATATTCTCAGTAATTTTAAAAACATAGAAGCTCTTTATTGTTTCGGTGCGTTGACGTTGAAAAGCCAAAAATCTATTGATGCAAAATATTTTAAATTAAGTCATTTAAAAGGGAATTGTTTAAATGGTCTCATTGAAATAAATAGAGCAATAAATGAACATAAGACAGTGGAAAAAAAACCAAAAATAAGTACAGATATTACCATAAATAAAAACAAAATTTTCATTAGTTATTCTCACATAGATTCAGCTTGGTTAAAAAAAGTACAGACTAACTTAAAGGTTTTGATGCATAATGACAAAAGTTTTGATTTGTGGGATGATACTCGAATAAAAGCAGGAGATAACTGGAAAATTGAGATTGCAAATGCTTTGAAAGATGCTGGAATTGCAATTTTGATTATTTCAACTGATTTTTTAGCATCCGATTTCATTCGCAATGATGAACTTCCAACCTTATTGCGGAATGCAAGAGAACACGGAACTAGGATTTTGCCATTGATAGTGAGGCCATGCTTATTTACTAAAGATAAAAACCTGTCTGAGTTTCAAGCTGTAAATTCTCCTGACAAACCGCTAAGTACATTAACCGAATCACAACAGGAAAATGAATTAGTAAGATTGGCTTGGAACGTTTCGGAATTGCTTGATCAAAATTAA
- a CDS encoding HNH endonuclease: protein MRCIFCKQISDLSKSVQHIIPESLGNKDLILSYGTVCDSCNQYFAIKIEKPMLEMNYFQNVRFRNQIKSKKGRNITYKTLFPHKDGGWFDMYIQDDSLAFSGDDSKIINLIKEKKVNKMMFEVVDQPVYPNINVSRFLAKTAIEAFAIKFEDDRKLLNEMIDMPQLDPLREFARYGKGKFWNYHQRRIYSEETRFEDPLHHPEPYEVLHELDFLILKPGIYYFVLVIMGIEYVINCGASELDLYKHWLLKNDDISPIRRFSERIINKK from the coding sequence ATGCGCTGTATTTTCTGCAAACAAATATCAGATTTATCTAAAAGTGTCCAGCATATAATTCCTGAATCATTGGGAAACAAGGATTTGATTCTTTCCTATGGGACGGTATGTGATTCTTGTAATCAATATTTTGCGATTAAAATAGAAAAGCCGATGTTAGAAATGAACTATTTTCAAAATGTCAGGTTCAGGAATCAAATTAAAAGTAAAAAAGGTAGAAATATTACTTACAAAACTCTCTTCCCTCATAAAGATGGTGGTTGGTTCGATATGTATATTCAGGATGACAGCCTTGCATTCAGTGGCGATGATTCAAAAATTATCAATTTAATTAAAGAAAAAAAAGTAAATAAAATGATGTTTGAAGTGGTTGACCAGCCAGTATATCCCAACATCAATGTCTCACGTTTCCTTGCAAAAACAGCTATTGAAGCCTTTGCTATAAAATTTGAAGACGATAGGAAATTACTAAATGAAATGATTGATATGCCTCAATTAGATCCATTAAGAGAATTTGCTCGATATGGAAAAGGAAAATTTTGGAACTATCACCAACGTCGCATTTATTCTGAGGAAACTCGTTTTGAAGACCCTCTACACCATCCAGAACCTTATGAAGTACTACACGAATTGGATTTCTTGATACTTAAGCCGGGTATATATTATTTCGTTTTGGTAATTATGGGTATTGAGTATGTTATCAATTGTGGCGCTTCTGAATTGGATTTATATAAACATTGGTTATTGAAAAATGATGATATTTCACCCATTAGAAGATTTTCGGAAAGAATAATAAATAAAAAATGA